Below is a genomic region from Lonsdalea populi.
CTTATTATGACTTTTGACTGTGACGTATTACAGGCGATGTACGGAAGCAGTGTTGGTGGTGCCGCTCGGTACCAGCGCGCCGGAAACCATAACCACAACGTCGCCAGCTTTGGCAAAGCCGCTTTCCAGCGCGGCTTCTTTACCAATGCGGTAAAAGTCGTCGGTAGAGGCGATTTCTTTCACCACCAGCGTTTCTACGCCTTTGGTCAGAATTAGCTGACGTGCGGTGACTTCATTGGTCGTCAGCGCCAGAATGCGAGCATCAGGGAAATATTTACGAATGGACTTGGCGGATTTACCACCGCTGGTCGCTACGACGATCAGCGGCGCTTCCAGTTTCTCTGCAGTTTCAACCGCGCCACGGCAGACAGCTTCTGTAATGCGCAGGCGACCCGTGTTGGCGGCGCGTTCCAGACGTGGTTTCATGACTTTGTCAGTACGTTCACAGATGGTGGCCATGATGCCGACGGCTTCCAGCGGGTATTTGCCCTTGGCGCTTTCGCCAGACAGCATAACGGCGTCGGTGCCGTCAATGATGGCATTGGCAACGTCACCAGCTTCCGCACGGGTCGGGCGCGGATTTTTGATCATGGAATCCAGCATCTGAGTCGCGGTGATGACGACTTTACGTGCCTGGTTGCATTTTTCAATCATCATTTTCTGAGCGAAGATAACTTCTTCAACCGGGATTTCCACACCCAGGTCGCCACGAGCAACCATGATGCCGTCGGAGGCTTCCAGGATTTCGTCGAAGTTGTTCAAACCTTCCTGGTTTTCGATTTTAGAGATGATCTGAATGTGTTCGCCACCGTGCTGTTTCAGGTGCGCGCGGATGTCTTCAACGTCGGAACGTTTACGGATAAAGGAGGCGGCAACGAAATCCACACCCTGTTCGCAACCGAAGATCAGGTCGCGCTTGTCTTTTTCTGCCAGAGCCGGCAACTGGATGGAAACGCCCGGCAGGTTAACGCCTTTGTTTTCACCCAGGTCGCCGTTGTTCAGCACGTTACAAACCACTTCGTTACCATTGATGGCAGTCACTTCCATACCGATCAGACCGTCATCTACCAGAACGGTGTTGCCGACGCTCAGGTCTTCCGGGAATCCTGCATAGGTGACCGCTACGCGATCTTTATTGCCGATAACGCTCTGATCGGTAGTGAAGGTGAAAGTCTGACCGGCAGACAGGGAAACATCGGTGCCGTTTTCCAGCTTCATGGTACGGATTTCAGGGCCTTTGGTGTCCAGCAGGATGGCGGCTTTCTGTCCGGTATGCTGCATGATAGTGCGCAGGTTCGTGATACGTTGACCGTGTTCGGCGTAGTCGCCATGAGAAAAGTTCAGACGCATGACGTTCATGCCTGCGTTTAACAGCTTGGCCAGCATTTCCTCAGACTCAGTTTTAGGGCCGATAGTACAAACGATTTTGGTCTTTTTCATAACGGTTAATTTCTACAAGTTGTGATGGATAAAAATGGGAACCGGTGGTTATGGATGCTAACCCCCCGATAGGGATTTGCTGAAAAAAAGAAACAGAACGCGTTAAGTGCGGATAGTGACAGCAAGCGAAGTTTTGAAGGCACTTATGGTCAGATATCATCCTAAAAGAGTGGATGAAACGAAGTAATACCGTTTTAAAACTTGTTATTAATCTTGGCACGGTAGTTTGCTGAAACCATTCAATAGACAACGCCCGTATTATAGTTGCTGGGTGGTGAGAAACAAGCGGTGAGGCAGTATGATAACCTATATTTTAGTGCGTTTACGCAAAAAAATAGGCGATTTTTCACTTTTGCGCGATGGCGTTGCGCAATCTCTCTGCAATCATTTTTTTGGCAGATGTAAATAATGCAATGCAATGATTCCGCGTGATATTTCGCTATGGCTTCCGATATTCGAGAAAACAATGTGTAAATTTTGATCCTCAGTGTCGATCTTGGTCACGTTTCTTTGCGATGCATATTGAGAGAGTTCGAGAGGAGGTTGATGATGGGTTTCAGGGTTGTTACTGCTCACGGCAGGCAAGACCAGATGTTCGCTGTTAAAAGAGCGGATGTCTGGTCTTTTGGTTTCCAGGGTTCGTAAAAATGAAAATAGCCAAAATACTCAACAATAATGTCGTGACCGTTTGGGATGAACACAATAACGAACAGGTTGTGATGGGGCGAGGGCTAGGTTTCAAAAAACAGATTGGCGATCGCCTTGATGATGCGCTGATTGAAAAAGTGTTTGAACTGCGCAGCAATGAGCTTACGTCGCGCCTGAGCGAGATTTTACAGGGGATACCGCTTGAGGTGTTCACCACCGCAGACAAGATCATCGCATTAGCGCGGGAACAGCTACCGGGGAAGTTGCAAAACAGCATCTATATATCGTTGACCGATCACTGTCATTTCGCCATTGAGCGCCATCGGCAGGGCATCGATATTCGCAACGTGCTGCTCTGGGAAATCAAACGGCTCTATCAGAAGGAGTTTTCGGTAGGGCTGGAAGCGCTGGAGATCATTCACCGCCGGTTTGACGTGCGTCTGCCGGAGGACGAAGCGGGGTATATCGCGCTGCATCTGGTCAACGCGCAGCTCAACAGCCATATGCCGGAGGTAATTCACATCACCAAGGTCATGCAGAAGATACTGAATATCGTCAAATACCATCTGGATGTGGACTACAACGAGCAGGCGCTTAGCTATCACCGGTTTGTCACGCATCTCAAATTCTTTGCGCAACGACTCGTCGGACATGACCCGGTCTCCAATGAGGACGAATCCCTGCATGACGTGGTGAAGGAGAAGTATGCCCAGTCGTATTCCTGCGCGAAGAAGATCCAGACGTATATTCATCGGCAATACGATTATGTTTTGACGAAGGAGGAGCTGATGTTCTTGACCATTCATATCGAAAGAGTGCGTGCGGATATCGCCTGACAAGGGCCGGAGGCGTCATAAATCAAAGAGTGCCGTGCGTCACAAATTAATTGTCAGCTAATTAAAGTCGCTTGCTGTGGTGATAAAAACGCATCAAGCTGACACTTAGATTTGGATTGCTACTGTATTTGCCCTTGGGTAACGCAGGCGAAACCTGAATCACTTCCTGAGACGTCTAATGACTGCTCAGGGAGTGATTCAGGTTTTTTTTCGTCTTGAAACCAGCCTCGCGAGTCATGCCTTCTGTTATCGGGCTGTGACCC
It encodes:
- the pykF gene encoding pyruvate kinase PykF, which gives rise to MKKTKIVCTIGPKTESEEMLAKLLNAGMNVMRLNFSHGDYAEHGQRITNLRTIMQHTGQKAAILLDTKGPEIRTMKLENGTDVSLSAGQTFTFTTDQSVIGNKDRVAVTYAGFPEDLSVGNTVLVDDGLIGMEVTAINGNEVVCNVLNNGDLGENKGVNLPGVSIQLPALAEKDKRDLIFGCEQGVDFVAASFIRKRSDVEDIRAHLKQHGGEHIQIISKIENQEGLNNFDEILEASDGIMVARGDLGVEIPVEEVIFAQKMMIEKCNQARKVVITATQMLDSMIKNPRPTRAEAGDVANAIIDGTDAVMLSGESAKGKYPLEAVGIMATICERTDKVMKPRLERAANTGRLRITEAVCRGAVETAEKLEAPLIVVATSGGKSAKSIRKYFPDARILALTTNEVTARQLILTKGVETLVVKEIASTDDFYRIGKEAALESGFAKAGDVVVMVSGALVPSGTTNTASVHRL
- the licT gene encoding BglG family transcription antiterminator LicT — protein: MKIAKILNNNVVTVWDEHNNEQVVMGRGLGFKKQIGDRLDDALIEKVFELRSNELTSRLSEILQGIPLEVFTTADKIIALAREQLPGKLQNSIYISLTDHCHFAIERHRQGIDIRNVLLWEIKRLYQKEFSVGLEALEIIHRRFDVRLPEDEAGYIALHLVNAQLNSHMPEVIHITKVMQKILNIVKYHLDVDYNEQALSYHRFVTHLKFFAQRLVGHDPVSNEDESLHDVVKEKYAQSYSCAKKIQTYIHRQYDYVLTKEELMFLTIHIERVRADIA